A DNA window from Thermoanaerobaculales bacterium contains the following coding sequences:
- a CDS encoding S8 family serine peptidase: MIKTDRAIWKLCLTFAAVVAAAVSATAGSHALRIPAGEAEAVYGLGLQPLHDLDYGSFRWLVVDDAALARIEAAGIPHTEVAGAMTVQVQGFRFDPVTDGEPAIPDGLRASGDRPGLQLVQLIGPVRDEWIAALAASGVRLLEYYPHNAYLVWSDPATMAGLETLPFVRWQGAFHPAYRLGSSLEGRSGTIRNVDVMLYDDGGLDDAVAGLEALGAVVLRLGPAQPDRTFFNATIEVGADRLHDIARMGPVLWLGYASPKPVLDDEMSDQIVAGNYVGGVPFVGYLAHLTSLGFDGSGVIWATIDSGVDWDHPDLSGHIAGGYDFPGACSYAGQPGSDCPNEGHGTHVTGIIGGDGSGAYTDPQGFVYGLGVAPGYSIFAMNPLSSTSGFPDQEYSKRALLGSAIGGNSSWGYDLPPGYTSYERLHDFMVRDGLFDTGSVAEPFIEVFSAGNEGPGAGTMGPPKQAKNLITIGASQNYRIGNIDAIASYSSRGPAVDGRWLPTIAAPGSQIASARNDLGFPGSTLIAGTSNLYAYASGTSMAAPHASGVVAIAAEWWRTFNGGADPSPAMVKALLVNSAVDMASANIPNNSEGWGRANVTKLVSPGVPREYWDQTDIFGDTGGQIVIAAGVPDPGQPLKVTLAWTDRPGAIGANPALVNNLDLTVATGGDTYLGNVFSGGWSTTGGGADALNNLENVYVQTPGSSVIITIDATAIVGDGIPYNGDTTDQDFALVCTNCELQPDFYLQATPDSAGICAGSDAQYTVNVGAIGGFVNPVTMAANGHPAGTTASFTPNPVTPPGTSLLTVGSTGGAAAGSYAIIISGTASGSGGHDVEVVLEVVAGVAGPPTLVAPADGSTDQPLRPDFEWTAVTGADSYALEVDDDPAFGSPAIAETGIVGTSFTPGANLDAVTTYHWRVSSENLCGTGATSIAFSFTTGSSLPFADGFESGDTSGWSVTVP, translated from the coding sequence ATGATCAAAACCGATCGCGCCATCTGGAAGCTGTGCCTGACCTTCGCGGCCGTCGTTGCCGCAGCGGTGTCAGCTACGGCCGGCAGCCACGCTCTGCGCATCCCAGCCGGTGAGGCCGAGGCGGTGTACGGGCTCGGCCTCCAGCCGCTCCATGACCTCGACTACGGCAGCTTCCGCTGGCTGGTCGTGGACGACGCCGCGCTCGCCCGGATCGAGGCGGCCGGGATCCCCCACACCGAGGTCGCGGGCGCCATGACTGTCCAGGTCCAGGGCTTCCGCTTCGACCCGGTCACGGACGGCGAGCCCGCTATCCCCGACGGCCTGCGCGCGAGCGGCGACCGGCCGGGCCTCCAGCTGGTGCAGCTGATCGGACCGGTGCGCGACGAGTGGATCGCCGCGCTGGCAGCCTCCGGGGTCCGCCTGCTCGAGTACTACCCGCACAACGCCTACCTGGTGTGGAGCGACCCGGCGACGATGGCCGGGCTCGAGACGCTGCCGTTCGTGCGCTGGCAGGGCGCCTTCCACCCGGCGTACCGGCTCGGCTCGAGCCTCGAGGGCCGCAGCGGGACGATCCGCAACGTCGACGTGATGCTCTACGACGACGGCGGGCTCGACGACGCCGTCGCCGGGCTCGAGGCCCTCGGCGCCGTGGTGCTGCGGCTCGGGCCGGCGCAGCCGGACCGGACCTTCTTTAACGCGACCATCGAGGTCGGCGCCGACCGCCTCCACGACATCGCCCGGATGGGCCCGGTGCTGTGGCTCGGCTATGCCAGCCCGAAGCCGGTCTTGGACGACGAGATGTCGGACCAGATCGTGGCCGGAAACTACGTCGGCGGCGTGCCGTTCGTCGGCTACCTCGCCCACCTCACCAGCCTCGGCTTCGACGGCAGCGGCGTCATCTGGGCGACCATCGACAGCGGCGTCGACTGGGACCACCCCGACCTCAGCGGCCACATCGCTGGCGGCTACGACTTCCCCGGCGCCTGCTCCTACGCCGGCCAGCCGGGCTCGGACTGCCCGAACGAGGGCCACGGCACCCACGTCACCGGGATCATCGGCGGCGACGGCTCGGGCGCCTACACCGACCCGCAGGGCTTCGTCTACGGCCTCGGGGTCGCGCCCGGCTACAGCATCTTCGCCATGAACCCGCTGTCCTCCACCTCGGGCTTCCCCGACCAGGAGTACAGCAAGCGGGCGCTGCTCGGCAGCGCGATCGGCGGCAACAGCTCGTGGGGCTACGACCTGCCGCCCGGCTACACGAGCTACGAGCGGCTCCACGACTTCATGGTCCGCGACGGCCTCTTCGACACCGGAAGCGTGGCCGAGCCCTTCATCGAGGTCTTCTCGGCCGGCAACGAGGGACCGGGCGCCGGCACCATGGGCCCGCCCAAGCAGGCCAAGAACCTGATCACCATCGGGGCCTCCCAGAACTACCGGATCGGCAACATCGACGCCATCGCCTCCTACTCGAGCCGTGGCCCGGCAGTGGATGGCCGCTGGCTGCCGACGATCGCGGCGCCCGGCAGCCAGATCGCCTCGGCGCGCAACGACCTCGGCTTCCCGGGCTCGACCCTGATCGCGGGCACGAGCAATCTCTACGCCTACGCCAGCGGCACCAGCATGGCCGCGCCCCACGCCTCGGGCGTGGTCGCGATCGCCGCCGAGTGGTGGCGCACCTTCAACGGCGGCGCCGATCCCTCCCCGGCGATGGTCAAGGCGCTGCTCGTCAACAGCGCGGTCGACATGGCCTCCGCCAACATCCCGAACAACAGCGAGGGCTGGGGCCGGGCCAACGTCACCAAGCTCGTGAGCCCCGGTGTGCCGCGCGAGTACTGGGACCAGACCGACATCTTCGGCGACACCGGCGGGCAGATCGTGATCGCAGCCGGCGTTCCCGACCCGGGGCAGCCGCTCAAGGTGACCCTGGCGTGGACGGACCGCCCAGGGGCGATCGGCGCCAACCCGGCGCTGGTCAACAACCTCGACCTGACCGTGGCGACCGGTGGCGACACCTACCTGGGCAACGTGTTCTCCGGCGGCTGGTCGACCACCGGCGGCGGTGCCGACGCCCTCAACAACCTGGAGAACGTCTACGTCCAGACGCCCGGGAGCTCGGTGATCATCACCATCGACGCCACCGCCATCGTCGGCGATGGCATCCCCTACAACGGCGACACCACCGACCAGGACTTCGCGCTGGTCTGCACCAACTGCGAGCTGCAGCCAGACTTCTACCTCCAGGCGACGCCCGACAGCGCCGGCATCTGCGCCGGCAGCGACGCCCAGTACACGGTCAACGTCGGCGCCATCGGCGGCTTCGTCAACCCGGTCACGATGGCGGCCAATGGCCACCCTGCCGGCACGACCGCCAGCTTCACACCCAACCCGGTGACGCCGCCCGGGACCAGCCTGCTGACGGTCGGCAGCACCGGCGGCGCGGCCGCCGGCAGCTACGCCATCATCATCAGCGGCACCGCCTCCGGAAGCGGCGGCCACGACGTGGAAGTGGTCCTCGAGGTGGTCGCGGGCGTGGCGGGACCGCCGACCCTGGTCGCACCGGCCGACGGGTCGACCGACCAGCCGCTGCGGCCGGACTTCGAGTGGACCGCGGTGACCGGCGCCGACAGCTACGCGCTGGAGGTCGACGACGACCCGGCGTTCGGCAGCCCGGCGATCGCCGAGACCGGGATCGTGGGGACCAGCTTCACGCCGGGGGCCAACCTCGACGCGGTCACCACCTACCACTGGCGGGTGAGCTCGGAGAACCTGTGCGGGACCGGGGCAACCTCGATCGCGTTCTCGTTCACGACCGGTAGCTCGCTGCCCTTCGCGGACGGCTTCGAGTCCGGCGACACCAGTGGCTGGAGCGTGACCGTGCCTTAG
- a CDS encoding Fe-Mn family superoxide dismutase has protein sequence MTFTLSALPYAQDALTPVISPETIEYHYGKHHRAYVDNLNRLSEGTDWAARSLEEIVRGADGAIFNNAAQVWNHSFYWSCLSPTGGGTPHGELAQRIADGFGSFDDFTKRFTAAAVGHFGSGWAWLVRRADGSLAVTSTANADTPLRFGDTPLLTCDVWEHAYYIDYRNARARYVEAFWKLVDWRFVTARLAG, from the coding sequence ATGACCTTCACGCTTTCTGCCCTGCCCTACGCCCAGGACGCCCTGACCCCAGTCATCTCGCCCGAGACCATCGAGTACCACTACGGCAAGCACCACCGCGCCTACGTCGACAACCTCAACCGGCTCAGCGAGGGCACCGACTGGGCGGCGCGGTCGCTCGAGGAGATCGTGCGCGGCGCGGACGGCGCCATCTTCAACAACGCCGCCCAGGTCTGGAACCACAGCTTCTACTGGAGCTGCCTGAGCCCGACCGGAGGGGGCACCCCGCACGGCGAGTTGGCGCAGCGGATCGCCGACGGCTTCGGCTCCTTCGACGACTTCACCAAGCGCTTCACCGCGGCGGCGGTCGGCCACTTCGGCTCGGGCTGGGCGTGGCTCGTGCGGCGCGCCGACGGCTCCCTCGCCGTCACCTCGACGGCCAACGCCGACACTCCACTGCGGTTCGGCGACACCCCGCTGCTGACCTGCGACGTCTGGGAGCACGCCTACTACATTGACTACCGCAACGCCCGGGCGCGCTACGTCGAGGCGTTCTGGAAGCTGGTCGACTGGCGGTTCGTCACCGCCAGGCTCGCCGGCTGA
- a CDS encoding SPFH domain-containing protein, whose amino-acid sequence MTAEKTYRPISGWGPLLVTLALFIAAPWLFVGAILGLDRYGTAQYGLQLAAAIGLLLLAVLSLFGFMAIAPNQARVLLLFGKYKGSVLSSGFFWVNPFFSKKKISLRVRNFETGSIPTPEQKDAQGKVVQARTRTHGRPSKVNDRDGNPIEISAVVVWRVVNTAHALFEVDDYEDFVEVQSEAALRNLATRYPYDSEDHQMSLRGSTQEICGQLKQDIQERLDKAGVEVIEARISHLAYAPEIAAAMLQRQQAQAVVAARTKIVEGAVGMVQMALDHLAKDNVVELDDERRAAMVSNLLVVLCSDRHTQPVVNTGTLYT is encoded by the coding sequence ATGACTGCGGAAAAGACCTATCGTCCGATCAGCGGCTGGGGGCCGCTGCTCGTCACGCTCGCTCTGTTCATCGCCGCGCCGTGGCTGTTCGTCGGCGCTATCCTCGGCCTCGACCGGTACGGCACCGCCCAGTACGGGCTCCAGCTCGCGGCCGCGATCGGGCTGCTGCTGCTCGCCGTGCTGTCGCTGTTCGGGTTCATGGCGATCGCACCCAACCAGGCGCGGGTGCTGCTGCTGTTCGGAAAGTACAAGGGCTCGGTTCTCTCTTCCGGCTTCTTCTGGGTCAACCCGTTCTTCTCGAAGAAGAAGATCTCCCTGCGGGTGCGCAACTTCGAGACCGGCTCGATCCCGACCCCGGAGCAGAAGGACGCCCAGGGCAAGGTCGTGCAGGCACGCACCCGCACCCACGGCCGCCCGTCCAAGGTCAACGACCGCGACGGCAACCCGATCGAGATCTCGGCAGTCGTCGTCTGGCGCGTCGTCAACACCGCCCACGCGCTGTTCGAGGTCGACGACTACGAGGACTTCGTGGAGGTCCAGAGCGAGGCCGCGCTGCGCAACCTGGCCACCCGCTACCCCTACGACAGCGAGGACCACCAGATGTCGCTGCGCGGCAGCACGCAGGAGATCTGCGGCCAGCTCAAGCAGGACATCCAGGAGCGGCTGGACAAAGCCGGGGTCGAGGTGATCGAGGCCCGCATCAGCCACCTCGCCTATGCGCCGGAGATCGCGGCGGCGATGCTGCAGCGGCAGCAGGCGCAGGCGGTGGTCGCGGCCCGCACCAAGATCGTCGAGGGCGCGGTCGGGATGGTCCAGATGGCGCTCGATCACCTGGCCAAGGACAACGTGGTCGAGCTCGACGACGAGCGGCGCGCGGCCATGGTGTCGAACCTGCTGGTGGTGCTGTGCAGCGATCGCCACACCCAGCCCGTCGTCAACACCGGCACGCTCTACACGTGA
- a CDS encoding sulfatase-like hydrolase/transferase, whose product MRLGSGTAATVGLRAGLRAAAALAAMAGAVGCGPRAAEAPGDAAAPRPAAAETARPAPLPAGAAAGYNLLLITLDTTRADHLGCYGHGAGATPNLDRLAARGVRFDHAYTPVPMTLPSHATILTGVYPPGHGVRANGEFRLPGDARTAAEILREHGYTTAAFVSCFVLDARFGLDQGFEVYDFTAERAPASHTGGHPERSARSVTEAALRWLRARAAGRPFFLWVHYFDPHAPYEPPPELAQRFPGDPYLGEIAAMDAEIGRLLDGLEAAGAASRSIVVAAGDHGESRGEHDEVFHAATIYQGAVKVPFIVAAPGAAGEGVVVDGGAVSLVDLLPTVLDLLGIDDPEAAVAADGRSLCGPAGGPDRIVYLETMDTYISRGWAPLVGACRAGDKLIRAPRSEYYDLRADPREVHNLLAGASTLPDGARELDRFLDAYLAGKPGPQEVVAAAQPMDAETRANLEALGYLTEEPPERSLAEAPDPKDMLPLMHLLRDARQALAAGRIEQAESDLQALLARSPRDRAALSMLGQVHLARGRYAEAELAFRARTEIRPDAVGLALLANALMLQNRFAEAEQALDQAAALEPDNGAVPFARGDLRLMQGRPDEAIALYTRAGEIDPVHFGGRSGQRVQQIRRMMAGG is encoded by the coding sequence GTGAGATTGGGATCCGGGACTGCCGCGACCGTCGGGCTCCGCGCCGGCCTGCGGGCCGCGGCCGCGCTGGCTGCGATGGCGGGGGCCGTGGGATGCGGCCCGCGCGCCGCCGAGGCGCCGGGCGATGCCGCCGCGCCCCGACCCGCAGCGGCCGAGACGGCGAGGCCCGCGCCGCTGCCCGCCGGGGCAGCCGCCGGCTACAACCTGCTCCTGATCACCCTCGACACCACCCGGGCTGACCACCTCGGCTGCTACGGCCACGGCGCCGGAGCGACCCCGAATCTGGACCGGCTCGCCGCCCGCGGCGTGCGCTTCGACCACGCCTACACGCCGGTGCCGATGACGCTGCCGTCGCACGCCACGATCCTGACCGGGGTCTACCCGCCAGGCCACGGCGTGCGGGCCAACGGCGAGTTCCGTCTTCCGGGGGACGCGCGCACCGCGGCCGAGATCCTGCGCGAGCACGGCTACACGACTGCGGCCTTCGTCTCCTGCTTCGTGCTCGACGCGCGGTTCGGGCTCGACCAGGGGTTCGAGGTCTACGACTTCACGGCCGAGCGCGCGCCGGCCTCGCACACCGGAGGCCACCCCGAGCGCAGCGCGCGGTCGGTGACCGAGGCGGCGCTGCGGTGGCTGCGCGCGAGAGCCGCCGGCCGCCCGTTCTTCCTGTGGGTGCATTACTTCGACCCTCACGCCCCGTACGAGCCGCCGCCCGAGCTCGCGCAACGCTTCCCGGGCGATCCCTACCTCGGCGAGATCGCCGCCATGGACGCCGAGATCGGGCGCCTGCTCGACGGGCTGGAGGCGGCCGGAGCGGCATCGCGGTCGATCGTCGTCGCGGCCGGCGACCACGGCGAGAGCCGGGGCGAGCACGACGAGGTCTTCCACGCGGCCACCATCTACCAGGGGGCGGTCAAGGTGCCGTTCATCGTGGCGGCGCCCGGAGCCGCCGGCGAGGGTGTGGTCGTCGACGGCGGCGCGGTCTCCCTCGTCGACCTCCTGCCGACAGTCCTCGACCTGCTCGGCATCGACGACCCGGAAGCCGCGGTGGCGGCCGACGGCCGCAGCCTGTGCGGGCCGGCGGGCGGGCCGGACCGGATCGTCTACCTGGAGACCATGGACACCTACATCTCGCGGGGATGGGCACCGCTGGTCGGGGCCTGCCGGGCCGGCGACAAGCTGATCCGGGCGCCGCGGTCCGAGTACTACGACCTGCGCGCCGACCCGAGGGAGGTCCACAACCTGCTCGCCGGCGCCTCGACCCTGCCCGACGGTGCGCGCGAGCTCGACCGCTTCCTCGATGCCTACCTGGCCGGCAAACCGGGCCCGCAGGAGGTGGTTGCCGCGGCCCAGCCGATGGACGCCGAGACCAGGGCCAACCTCGAAGCGCTCGGCTACCTCACCGAGGAGCCGCCGGAGAGGTCCCTCGCCGAGGCGCCCGATCCCAAGGACATGCTGCCCCTCATGCACCTCCTCCGCGACGCCAGGCAGGCCCTCGCCGCCGGCCGGATCGAGCAGGCGGAGTCCGATCTTCAGGCGCTGCTGGCGAGGTCGCCCCGCGACCGCGCGGCCCTGAGCATGCTCGGCCAGGTCCACCTCGCCCGTGGCCGCTACGCCGAGGCCGAGCTGGCCTTCCGCGCCCGCACCGAGATCCGGCCGGACGCGGTCGGCCTGGCCCTTCTCGCCAACGCCCTGATGCTGCAGAACCGCTTTGCCGAGGCCGAGCAGGCGCTCGACCAGGCGGCGGCCCTCGAGCCCGACAACGGGGCCGTGCCGTTCGCGCGCGGCGACCTGAGGCTCATGCAGGGCCGGCCCGATGAGGCGATCGCGCTGTACACGCGCGCGGGCGAGATCGACCCGGTCCACTTCGGCGGCCGGTCCGGGCAGCGCGTCCAGCAAATCCGCCGGATGATGGCCGGCGGCTGA
- a CDS encoding efflux RND transporter periplasmic adaptor subunit: MAIPTVLRRLIWLLLLALIVAAAVVLVVRRRAAVDDAAYRTSPVDRGDITMTVTATGSLSAVTTVQVGSQVSGIIRALYADFNTAVRQGQVLAELDPTPFQAQVEQRRADVVQAEVQLRNAEIAFHRQERLLASGLTSQAEYDAAEAAADGAEALVGQARAALTQSETNLSYTVIRSPIDGVVVSRQYDVGQTVAASFQAPTLFTIAQDLTRMQAEADVDQADIGRVHVGQVARFTVDAYPEDEFRGTITQVRLNATINQNVVTYPVIIEVANPDGRLRPEMTADVTIEVATVHDVLRVPNAALRFRPIETGEGPEAAAAAGSPRGGGAGSPMQGPAAGPGRGGLQGQRPQGIGEARPGPALEAGGDAEAGPLMRTVYLLDAAGELEPVRIRTGVSDGRSTEVTGGDLVEGDEVVVGLATVKINSTGGRPPMRGF, translated from the coding sequence ATGGCGATACCCACCGTCCTCCGCCGGCTGATCTGGTTGCTCCTGCTCGCTCTGATCGTGGCCGCCGCCGTGGTGCTCGTCGTGCGCCGGCGTGCGGCCGTCGACGACGCAGCCTACCGCACCTCGCCGGTCGACCGCGGCGACATCACGATGACCGTCACCGCCACCGGGTCGCTGTCCGCGGTGACCACCGTCCAGGTCGGCAGCCAGGTGTCCGGGATCATCCGGGCGCTGTACGCCGACTTCAACACCGCCGTCCGCCAGGGCCAGGTCCTCGCCGAGCTCGACCCGACGCCGTTCCAGGCCCAGGTCGAGCAGCGGCGCGCGGACGTCGTCCAGGCCGAGGTGCAGCTGCGCAACGCCGAGATCGCGTTCCACCGCCAGGAGCGGCTGCTCGCCTCCGGCCTGACCTCGCAGGCCGAGTACGACGCGGCCGAGGCCGCCGCCGACGGCGCCGAGGCGCTGGTCGGCCAGGCGCGCGCCGCGCTGACCCAGTCCGAGACCAACTTGAGCTACACGGTGATCCGGTCGCCGATCGACGGCGTGGTCGTCTCCCGGCAGTACGACGTCGGCCAGACCGTGGCCGCATCCTTCCAGGCGCCGACCCTGTTCACGATCGCGCAGGACCTGACCCGGATGCAGGCCGAGGCGGACGTCGACCAGGCCGACATCGGCCGCGTCCACGTCGGGCAGGTCGCGCGCTTCACCGTCGACGCCTACCCCGAGGACGAGTTCCGCGGCACCATCACCCAGGTTCGGCTCAACGCCACCATCAACCAGAACGTCGTGACCTACCCGGTGATCATCGAGGTCGCGAACCCGGACGGCCGGCTGCGGCCCGAGATGACCGCCGACGTCACCATCGAGGTGGCGACCGTCCACGACGTGCTGCGGGTGCCCAACGCGGCGCTGCGCTTCCGGCCGATCGAGACCGGCGAGGGTCCGGAGGCGGCCGCCGCCGCGGGCTCCCCGCGCGGCGGCGGCGCCGGCAGCCCCATGCAGGGGCCGGCCGCCGGGCCCGGCCGCGGCGGCCTCCAGGGGCAGCGCCCGCAGGGGATCGGCGAGGCGAGGCCGGGACCGGCGCTGGAGGCCGGCGGCGACGCCGAGGCCGGCCCGCTGATGCGGACCGTCTACCTTCTCGACGCGGCCGGCGAGCTCGAGCCGGTGCGCATCCGGACCGGCGTGTCCGACGGGCGTTCGACCGAGGTGACCGGCGGCGACCTCGTGGAGGGCGATGAGGTGGTGGTCGGGCTGGCCACGGTCAAGATCAACTCCACCGGCGGCCGGCCGCCGATGCGCGGGTTCTAG
- a CDS encoding ABC transporter ATP-binding protein translates to MPLVELDDVVKVYRMGEVEVRALAGVSLAVEAGEFVAIMGASGSGKSTLMNILGCLDRPTSGSYRLAGTDVAALDANARAEIRNARIGFVFQSFNLLARTSALENVELPLIYGTGAVGGGERLRRAAAALARVGLEGREHHYPSQLSGGQQQRVAIARALVTDPAILLADEPTGNLDTATSQEVMEVLRVLNVAGKTIILITHETDIAGWAKRRVLLRDGEIVEDVVTRRRAAEGADT, encoded by the coding sequence ATGCCGCTGGTCGAGCTCGACGACGTCGTCAAGGTTTACCGCATGGGGGAGGTCGAGGTGCGCGCGCTCGCCGGCGTCAGCCTGGCCGTCGAGGCGGGCGAGTTCGTCGCCATCATGGGCGCGTCAGGCTCGGGCAAGTCGACCCTGATGAACATCCTCGGCTGCCTCGACCGGCCGACCTCGGGCAGCTACCGGCTCGCCGGGACCGACGTCGCGGCGCTCGACGCCAACGCCCGCGCCGAGATCCGCAACGCCCGGATCGGCTTCGTCTTCCAGAGCTTCAACCTGCTGGCGCGCACCTCGGCGCTCGAGAACGTCGAGCTGCCCCTCATCTACGGCACCGGAGCGGTCGGCGGCGGCGAGCGGCTGCGGCGCGCGGCCGCGGCGCTCGCCCGGGTCGGCCTCGAGGGCCGGGAGCACCACTACCCGTCGCAGCTGTCGGGCGGCCAGCAGCAGCGGGTGGCGATCGCCCGCGCCCTCGTCACCGACCCCGCCATCCTGCTCGCCGACGAGCCGACCGGCAACCTTGACACCGCGACGTCGCAGGAGGTGATGGAGGTGCTGCGAGTCCTCAACGTGGCCGGCAAGACGATCATCCTGATCACCCACGAGACCGACATCGCGGGCTGGGCGAAGCGCCGGGTGCTGCTGCGCGACGGTGAGATCGTCGAGGACGTCGTCACTCGCCGCAGGGCAGCGGAGGGGGCGGACACATGA
- a CDS encoding ABC transporter permease, whose translation MRLVIIRLGSIAKVGLKAIVRNPMRSTLTMLGIIIGVACVITMVAVGAGASHSVQEAIGSLGTNFIMVFPGAVTQSGARIHGGESTLTEDDVEAIRRECPSVAYVSAGVRTAGQVVAGGLNWGTAIYGADVDWPQIRAWNTSQGEFFTSAEVRAGAKVCVIGNAVAEALFPEGGAVGQVVRVNNVPFRVVGVLERKGGTTMGTDQDDQLIAPYTTVMKRVMGTTRISIIYVAAVSSDAVATAQQEIEALLRQRHRIAEGQPSDFMMRSQEEIATRAAQSSRTMSLLLGSVAAISLLVGGIGIMNIMLVSVTERTREIGVRLAVGAKSRHILLQFLLEAVILSVVGGGLGVLLGFGASRVVSKIAGWPTLVGPGSVGLAFGFAALVGVFFGFYPARRASRLDPIEALRYE comes from the coding sequence ATGAGGCTTGTCATCATCCGGCTGGGCAGCATTGCCAAGGTCGGCCTCAAGGCGATCGTCCGCAACCCGATGCGCTCGACCCTGACCATGCTCGGGATCATCATCGGCGTCGCCTGCGTCATCACCATGGTGGCGGTGGGGGCCGGCGCCTCGCACTCGGTGCAGGAGGCGATCGGCTCACTCGGCACCAACTTCATCATGGTCTTCCCCGGCGCGGTGACCCAGTCCGGCGCCCGCATCCACGGCGGCGAGTCGACCCTGACCGAGGACGACGTCGAGGCGATCCGCCGCGAGTGCCCGTCGGTGGCCTACGTGTCGGCGGGCGTCCGCACCGCCGGCCAGGTGGTGGCAGGCGGCCTCAACTGGGGGACCGCGATCTACGGCGCCGACGTCGACTGGCCGCAGATCCGCGCCTGGAACACCAGCCAGGGCGAGTTCTTCACCTCGGCCGAGGTGCGCGCCGGCGCCAAGGTGTGCGTGATCGGCAACGCGGTCGCCGAGGCGCTGTTCCCGGAGGGCGGCGCGGTCGGCCAGGTGGTGCGGGTGAACAACGTGCCGTTCCGGGTGGTCGGGGTCCTCGAGCGCAAGGGCGGCACCACCATGGGCACCGACCAGGACGACCAGCTGATCGCGCCCTACACGACGGTGATGAAGCGGGTGATGGGCACCACCCGGATCAGCATCATCTACGTCGCGGCGGTGTCGTCCGACGCGGTGGCGACCGCCCAGCAGGAGATCGAGGCGCTGCTGCGCCAGCGCCACCGCATCGCCGAGGGCCAGCCGAGCGACTTCATGATGCGCTCCCAGGAGGAGATCGCGACTCGAGCCGCGCAGAGCTCGCGCACCATGTCGCTGCTGCTCGGCTCGGTGGCCGCGATCTCGCTGCTGGTCGGCGGCATCGGGATCATGAACATCATGCTGGTGTCGGTCACCGAGCGGACTCGCGAGATCGGGGTCCGGCTCGCGGTCGGCGCCAAGTCGCGCCACATCCTGCTGCAGTTCCTGCTCGAGGCGGTGATCCTGTCGGTGGTCGGCGGCGGGCTCGGGGTGCTGCTCGGCTTCGGCGCGAGCCGGGTGGTCTCCAAGATCGCAGGCTGGCCGACCCTGGTCGGGCCGGGATCGGTCGGCTTGGCCTTCGGCTTTGCAGCCCTGGTCGGGGTGTTCTTCGGCTTCTACCCGGCGCGGCGGGCGTCGCGGCTCGACCCGATCGAGGCACTGCGCTACGAGTAG
- a CDS encoding endonuclease V: MKAAVDVHYEDERAVAACVVFNDWSDSEPAALVREVLLAAAGYRPGRFFERELPCLLAVLETAAIRFDTILIDGYVHLRAGECKGLGARLYEALPYRAVVIGVAKSPLAIADRFVPIHRGRSAKPLYVSAIGCQAAAAARLVAAMHGPHRIPTLLRLADHHARFG; the protein is encoded by the coding sequence ATGAAGGCCGCTGTGGACGTCCACTACGAGGACGAACGGGCGGTCGCCGCCTGTGTGGTCTTCAACGACTGGTCGGACAGCGAGCCGGCCGCGCTGGTCCGCGAGGTCCTGCTAGCCGCCGCCGGCTACCGGCCGGGCCGCTTCTTCGAGCGTGAGCTGCCGTGCCTGCTCGCGGTGCTCGAGACGGCGGCAATCCGCTTCGACACCATCCTGATCGACGGCTACGTCCACCTCAGGGCTGGCGAGTGCAAGGGCCTCGGCGCGCGGCTATACGAGGCACTGCCGTACCGGGCGGTGGTGATCGGCGTCGCCAAGAGCCCGCTCGCCATCGCCGACCGCTTCGTGCCCATTCACCGTGGTCGTAGCGCCAAGCCGCTCTACGTGTCGGCGATCGGCTGCCAGGCCGCGGCCGCCGCGCGGCTGGTGGCGGCGATGCACGGCCCGCATCGGATCCCGACCCTGCTCCGCCTCGCCGACCACCACGCGCGGTTCGGCTGA
- a CDS encoding DoxX family protein yields MTMRRLFTVPEHSTFGDLALLLIRVAAGLAFMLHGWGKIQNPFGWMGPDAFAPGVFQALAALSEFGGGLAWILGLLTPLASLGIACTMGVAFSLHAIVRGDPFVSMTGGPSSELAAVFFCIALLLIAIGPGRLSLDRRLFGPR; encoded by the coding sequence ATGACCATGAGACGGCTCTTCACTGTCCCCGAGCACTCGACCTTCGGCGACCTGGCGCTGCTGCTGATCCGCGTCGCGGCGGGACTCGCCTTCATGCTGCACGGCTGGGGGAAGATCCAGAACCCGTTCGGCTGGATGGGCCCCGACGCCTTCGCGCCGGGCGTCTTCCAGGCGCTCGCCGCGCTCTCCGAGTTCGGCGGCGGTCTGGCGTGGATTCTCGGCCTGCTGACGCCGCTCGCCTCGCTCGGCATCGCCTGCACGATGGGGGTCGCCTTCTCGCTGCACGCCATCGTGCGGGGGGACCCGTTCGTGTCGATGACCGGCGGTCCGAGCTCCGAGCTGGCGGCGGTCTTCTTCTGCATCGCCCTGCTGCTGATCGCGATTGGGCCGGGCCGGCTGTCCCTCGACCGCAGGCTGTTCGGCCCCCGCTGA